From Alienimonas californiensis, a single genomic window includes:
- a CDS encoding type II toxin-antitoxin system RelE/ParE family toxin: protein MIVRTHARADEELAGAIQYYHRVGGADLAVRFLKTFDAAMTRIGADPESLPIFYETVRFGPVRRCPLGRPWPYDALFTVARNAVAVVSVWHHRRDPKDRPV, encoded by the coding sequence GTGATCGTCCGCACGCACGCTCGAGCCGACGAAGAACTCGCAGGGGCGATCCAATATTATCACCGGGTCGGCGGAGCGGATTTAGCCGTTCGTTTTCTCAAGACCTTCGACGCGGCAATGACTCGGATCGGGGCGGATCCCGAATCGCTGCCGATCTTTTACGAAACCGTCCGCTTCGGTCCCGTCCGTCGCTGCCCCCTCGGACGGCCGTGGCCGTACGACGCCCTGTTTACTGTGGCCCGGAACGCCGTCGCTGTCGTCAGCGTCTGGCATCACCGCAGAGACCCGAAAGACCGCCCGGTCTGA
- a CDS encoding addiction module protein, whose product MSTIVEAPDFAPLSPAAEALYRQASSLSEGDQMGLADRLTGFRPAGSPAPTAAERAELDRRVAGFHEGTDPGTPWEQVRERMQALIENLSEEDSQGALG is encoded by the coding sequence ATGTCCACGATCGTCGAAGCGCCCGATTTTGCGCCGCTCAGTCCGGCAGCGGAAGCGTTATATCGGCAGGCGTCGTCGCTGTCGGAGGGGGACCAGATGGGGCTCGCGGACCGCCTGACGGGCTTTCGTCCAGCCGGCTCCCCCGCTCCGACCGCCGCCGAGCGAGCCGAGCTTGACCGCCGGGTCGCGGGCTTTCATGAAGGCACGGACCCGGGCACGCCTTGGGAGCAGGTCCGCGAACGCATGCAAGCCCTGATTGAAAACCTTTCGGAGGAGGATTCGCAGGGAGCCCTCGGGTGA
- a CDS encoding PSD1 and planctomycete cytochrome C domain-containing protein, whose translation MRPFAVAAPLAVACLTAAGLTAAGLAAGPDRPAATDAAAGEAVAEAPVDFNRDVRPILSNKCNLCHGNDGAGRSTPLRFDTAEGAFVELNGGGHAIVPGDPAASVMLDRVTDEYAPMPPEGEGDPLTPAEVDTLRRWIEQGAEWTGHWAFEAVVKPPVPQGSPSPSGGARPEMYNEIDAFLHQELAASGLPVNGEATKAQLIRRATFTLTGLPPTPAEVDAFLKDDAPDAYDRLVDRLLASPRYGERRARYWLDAARYGDTHGLHLDNERSIWPYRDWVVRAFNENKPFDEFTVEQLAGDLLPDPSLDQLIATGFNRCNVTTSEGGSIDEEYRVRYAVDRTETVGTVFMGLTVGCAACHDHKFDPISQKEFYSLYAYYRSARDAPMDGNALLPPPSVRAEAPWQTAERGRLQSEIAAEEHAFRSYVAGLNYEPAPESVEPVDPAERADFLWVDDALPAGAKPEGDEDDGGVNGWSWYPESEGPVQSGAVGWERNTRYQGQSFFTGATSPVVAREGDSAFVHVFIEYGGNPGAIMLQVHTKSEGWEHRAIWGNKNAIGFGTVDTPSRLPKGGLPERREWTRLEVPLSEIGIEPGDEIDGLAFTQKGGHVRWDAAGFQTTAAPALRLTAARTAWEAAVAETKTADRLPAEIAAVLAQPADQRGDEGEGALADYFRTAVFPQIEERFTSHETELGALRAAISRLDATVPNTLVMRDEDQPRDAFVLDRGEYDNPTEQVFPGTPAALPPLPEDAPQNRLTLARWLVDPNHPLTARVTVNRIWQQHFGTGLVRTSEDFGFQGEWPSHPELLDWLAAEFIESGWNVKALHRRIVTSAAFRRASAVGPDQLEADPDNRLLARGPRYRLDAEAIRDAALAVSGLLVEHLGGPGVKPYQPDGLWEAVGYTDSNTAKFQRDDGAALHRRSLYTFWKRTSPPPSLSTFDAPSRESCVVRRSRTNTPLQALALMNDVQYVEASRHLAARLLTEGGTTDEERLKHGFRLTLGRAPEADELAVLTRVLEARRSDFAADPAAAQELLSVGATARNEALDPVEHAAFTLLASLMMNTDAFVTN comes from the coding sequence ATGCGTCCGTTTGCCGTCGCGGCCCCGCTCGCCGTCGCCTGCCTGACCGCCGCGGGTCTCACCGCCGCCGGCCTCGCCGCGGGACCGGATCGACCCGCCGCCACGGACGCCGCGGCAGGGGAGGCGGTCGCGGAGGCGCCGGTCGACTTCAACCGGGACGTGCGGCCGATCCTGTCGAATAAGTGCAACCTCTGTCACGGCAACGACGGAGCCGGCCGCTCCACGCCGCTGCGGTTCGACACTGCCGAGGGAGCCTTCGTCGAATTAAACGGCGGCGGCCACGCGATCGTCCCCGGCGACCCCGCCGCCAGCGTGATGCTGGACCGCGTCACCGACGAATACGCCCCCATGCCCCCCGAGGGCGAAGGCGACCCGCTGACCCCCGCGGAGGTGGACACCCTCCGCCGCTGGATCGAACAGGGCGCCGAATGGACCGGCCACTGGGCCTTCGAAGCCGTCGTCAAACCGCCGGTGCCCCAAGGTTCGCCGTCGCCGTCAGGCGGCGCGCGTCCCGAGATGTACAACGAAATCGACGCCTTCCTCCATCAAGAACTCGCCGCCTCCGGCCTGCCGGTGAACGGGGAGGCCACGAAGGCCCAGCTCATCCGCCGCGCGACCTTCACCCTCACCGGCCTGCCGCCCACCCCGGCAGAGGTGGACGCCTTTCTCAAGGACGACGCCCCGGACGCCTACGACCGGCTGGTCGACCGGCTGCTGGCCTCCCCCCGCTACGGCGAACGCCGGGCCCGCTATTGGCTGGACGCCGCCCGCTACGGCGACACCCACGGCCTGCACCTGGACAACGAACGCAGCATCTGGCCCTACCGCGACTGGGTCGTGCGGGCCTTCAACGAAAACAAACCCTTCGACGAATTCACCGTCGAACAACTCGCCGGCGACTTATTACCGGACCCGTCGCTGGATCAGCTCATCGCCACGGGCTTTAACCGCTGCAACGTGACGACCAGCGAGGGCGGGAGCATCGACGAGGAATACCGCGTCCGCTACGCCGTCGACCGCACGGAGACGGTGGGCACCGTGTTCATGGGCCTGACGGTCGGCTGCGCGGCCTGTCACGATCATAAGTTCGACCCGATCTCCCAGAAGGAGTTCTACAGCCTCTACGCCTACTATCGCAGCGCCCGCGACGCGCCGATGGACGGCAACGCCCTGCTCCCGCCGCCCAGCGTGCGGGCGGAGGCCCCCTGGCAGACGGCCGAACGCGGACGCCTGCAAAGTGAGATCGCCGCGGAGGAGCACGCCTTTCGCTCCTACGTCGCCGGACTGAATTATGAACCGGCCCCGGAGTCCGTGGAGCCGGTCGACCCCGCGGAGCGGGCGGACTTCCTGTGGGTCGACGACGCCCTCCCCGCCGGCGCCAAGCCGGAGGGGGACGAGGACGACGGCGGCGTGAACGGCTGGAGCTGGTACCCCGAAAGCGAAGGCCCCGTGCAGAGCGGGGCGGTCGGCTGGGAACGCAACACCCGCTATCAGGGCCAGAGCTTCTTCACTGGGGCGACCTCCCCGGTCGTCGCCCGCGAGGGGGACAGCGCCTTCGTGCACGTCTTCATCGAATACGGCGGCAACCCGGGGGCGATCATGCTCCAGGTGCATACGAAGTCCGAGGGCTGGGAGCACCGGGCGATCTGGGGGAATAAAAACGCGATCGGCTTCGGCACGGTCGACACCCCCTCCCGCCTGCCCAAAGGCGGGTTGCCCGAACGTCGGGAGTGGACCCGGCTGGAAGTTCCGCTGAGCGAAATCGGCATCGAACCCGGCGACGAGATCGACGGCCTCGCCTTCACCCAGAAGGGCGGCCACGTCCGCTGGGACGCCGCCGGCTTCCAGACGACCGCGGCCCCGGCGCTCCGCCTCACCGCCGCCCGCACGGCCTGGGAAGCCGCGGTGGCGGAGACGAAGACCGCCGACCGCCTCCCCGCGGAGATCGCCGCCGTCCTTGCCCAACCCGCCGATCAGCGGGGCGACGAAGGGGAGGGCGCCCTCGCCGATTACTTCCGCACCGCGGTCTTTCCGCAGATCGAGGAGCGGTTCACGTCGCACGAAACGGAATTAGGCGCCCTCCGGGCTGCGATCAGCCGGCTGGACGCGACCGTGCCCAATACCCTGGTGATGCGGGACGAGGACCAACCCCGCGACGCCTTCGTTCTGGATCGGGGCGAATACGATAACCCGACGGAGCAGGTGTTCCCCGGCACCCCCGCCGCGCTGCCCCCGCTGCCGGAGGACGCCCCGCAGAACCGGCTGACGCTCGCCCGCTGGCTGGTCGATCCGAACCACCCGCTGACGGCCCGCGTCACGGTCAATCGCATCTGGCAGCAGCACTTCGGCACGGGGCTGGTCCGCACCAGTGAGGACTTCGGCTTTCAGGGCGAATGGCCCAGTCATCCGGAGTTGCTGGACTGGCTCGCCGCGGAGTTCATCGAAAGCGGCTGGAACGTCAAGGCGCTGCACCGGCGGATCGTCACCTCCGCCGCCTTCCGCCGGGCCTCGGCCGTCGGCCCGGACCAGTTGGAGGCCGACCCGGACAACCGCCTGCTGGCCCGCGGGCCGCGTTACCGGCTGGACGCCGAAGCGATTCGCGACGCCGCCCTCGCCGTCAGCGGGCTGCTCGTGGAGCATCTGGGCGGCCCCGGGGTGAAGCCGTATCAACCGGACGGGCTGTGGGAGGCGGTCGGCTACACCGACTCCAACACCGCCAAGTTCCAGCGGGACGACGGCGCCGCGCTGCACCGCCGCAGCCTCTATACGTTCTGGAAACGCACCAGCCCCCCGCCGAGCCTGTCCACCTTCGACGCCCCTAGCCGGGAGTCCTGCGTGGTCCGCCGCAGCCGCACGAACACCCCGCTGCAAGCGTTGGCGTTGATGAACGACGTGCAGTACGTCGAAGCCTCCCGCCACCTCGCCGCCCGCCTGCTGACCGAGGGCGGCACGACGGACGAAGAACGGCTCAAGCACGGTTTCCGCCTGACGCTCGGTCGGGCGCCGGAGGCGGACGAACTGGCCGTGCTGACCCGGGTGCTGGAGGCCCGCCGGTCCGACTTCGCCGCCGACCCCGCCGCCGCGCAGGAGCTGTTGAGCGTGGGGGCGACGGCGCGAAACGAGGCCCTCGACCCGGTCGAGCACGCCGCCTTCACCCTGCTGGCCAGCCTGATGATGAACACCGACGCCTTCGTGACGAACTAG
- a CDS encoding sulfatase family protein, protein MLVPALLALLAPCAGAAADDPQANPPGTPNVLILYADDLGYGDVGATNPASKIPTPHLDRLAAEGLTFTDAHSSSGICTPSRYALLTGRHHWRDFHGIVNSFGGSVFEDGQVTLASLLKENGYRTACIGKWHLGWDWEAIRNPAVGPLGKGRQKGLPPEAFDWSKPIPGGPLAVGFDRYFGDTVINFPPYAWIEDDRVTQAPTVMKDESTWPPIKEGNWECRPGPMVEGWNPYDVLPTLADRGVQYLQEQAEADEPFFLYFAFPSPHAPIIPNDKFDGASQAGPYGDFVHETDHVVGRLLAALEESGQAANTLVVFTADNGPERYAYAREQAFDHWSAAPFRGLKRDIHEGGHHVPFFVRWPGVTEPGATTDALTSQVDLFATIAEATGAALPPNAAAAEGARYQDSVSLMPVLKGAPTSGRTTIVQNTNPNAYAFRQGDRLLINAKTGHHSGVDPKWLEKHDTPREQGDVHLYNLAEDVGQQRDLAAERPDETAEMQAALQRARRPIPRVLTPTGR, encoded by the coding sequence ATGCTCGTCCCCGCGCTGCTCGCCCTGTTGGCCCCGTGTGCGGGGGCCGCCGCGGACGACCCCCAGGCGAATCCGCCGGGGACGCCGAACGTGCTGATCCTGTACGCGGACGACCTCGGCTACGGCGACGTCGGGGCGACGAACCCGGCGTCGAAGATCCCCACGCCGCATCTCGACCGCCTCGCCGCGGAGGGACTGACGTTCACGGACGCCCATTCCTCCTCCGGCATCTGCACGCCCTCCCGCTACGCCCTGCTGACCGGCCGGCACCACTGGCGGGACTTTCACGGCATCGTGAATTCGTTCGGCGGATCGGTTTTTGAGGACGGGCAGGTCACGCTGGCGAGTCTGCTCAAAGAGAACGGCTATCGCACGGCCTGCATCGGCAAGTGGCACCTCGGCTGGGACTGGGAGGCGATCCGCAACCCGGCCGTCGGCCCCTTGGGCAAGGGTCGGCAAAAAGGGCTGCCGCCGGAGGCGTTCGATTGGTCGAAACCGATCCCCGGCGGGCCGCTGGCGGTCGGGTTCGACCGTTACTTCGGCGATACGGTGATTAATTTCCCGCCCTATGCCTGGATCGAGGACGATCGCGTCACGCAGGCCCCGACCGTGATGAAGGATGAGTCGACCTGGCCGCCGATTAAAGAGGGCAACTGGGAGTGCCGCCCCGGGCCTATGGTCGAGGGTTGGAACCCCTACGACGTGCTGCCGACGCTCGCCGACCGCGGCGTGCAGTACCTCCAGGAGCAGGCCGAGGCGGACGAGCCGTTCTTCCTGTACTTCGCCTTCCCCTCCCCGCACGCGCCGATCATTCCCAACGACAAGTTCGACGGCGCCTCGCAGGCCGGGCCGTACGGGGACTTCGTGCACGAGACCGATCACGTCGTCGGCCGGTTGCTGGCGGCGTTGGAGGAGAGCGGGCAGGCGGCGAACACGCTGGTCGTGTTCACCGCGGACAACGGCCCGGAACGCTACGCCTACGCCCGGGAACAGGCGTTCGACCACTGGTCCGCGGCGCCCTTCCGCGGGTTGAAGCGGGACATCCACGAGGGCGGGCATCACGTGCCGTTCTTCGTGCGGTGGCCCGGCGTGACGGAGCCGGGCGCGACGACGGACGCCCTCACCTCGCAGGTCGATCTGTTCGCCACGATCGCGGAGGCGACCGGCGCCGCCCTGCCGCCGAACGCGGCGGCGGCGGAGGGCGCCCGCTATCAGGATTCCGTTTCGCTCATGCCCGTGTTGAAAGGGGCGCCGACCTCCGGCCGGACGACCATCGTGCAGAACACCAACCCGAACGCCTACGCCTTCCGGCAGGGCGACCGGCTGCTGATCAACGCGAAGACCGGCCACCACAGCGGGGTTGATCCGAAATGGCTCGAGAAGCACGACACGCCGCGGGAACAGGGCGATGTGCATCTCTACAACCTCGCGGAGGACGTCGGTCAGCAGCGTGATCTGGCGGCGGAGCGGCCGGACGAGACGGCGGAGATGCAGGCCGCGTTGCAGCGGGCCCGCCGACCGATCCCGCGGGTTCTGACGCCGACGGGCCGCTGA
- a CDS encoding c-type cytochrome — MLAPAVLLVLAPLAFAAPADEPALKELSGPNAQPHWIWADGQVTSGQTVRLRRAFPGGPRPKSATLTVSADNAATVWIDGTKVLENKAWETPSRADVTALAGGRSKVLSVEAKNADGIAAVLVVLDLEYNDGTKKRLVSDKSWKVAPAGTTGAGWTTPGFVGAEGWANAKDLGALGVQPWGNVLDGKTAAAPGATPAEEVEVVDGYEVELLYSVPKEEQGSWVSMTVDPKGRLIVSDQYGKLYRVTPPPVGQPDAEIDVHPMEVETGMAHGLLCAFDSLYVMVNDGANSGLYRAKDTDGDDHYDAVEKLQSLNGRGEHGPHAMREGADGRLWVIAGNETKLPEGYNEEESAVKNFAEDLLLPRNPDGNGHATGRLAPAGWIGSCKPDGTDWRIHAAGFRNPYDMAFNAAGELFAFDADMEWDTGTPWYRPTRLNHVVRGAEFGWRFGTGKWPDYYADSVGSVVDLGLGSPTGVEFARGTNFPDPEALFLADWTHGRVFEVNMKPVGATYEATFRTFLSGRPLPVTDLTANPHDGSLYMTTGGRRTQSGLYRIRYTGDAAPTEPKVDAVAEVARRTRHMLERGMTGEPVAVDALWPHLGSRDRAIRYAARVALERHDVAEWKDEFAHETRPNAVIQGAVALARTGEQADRSLLLDKLNALNFSRLTTEQVLDALRAYQLAFIRLGGHPSDEQAEALAQKLVALAPSPEEKVNRETVRLLTYLASHDPIPPSARGVVGLAMGRLRNVSTQADQMFYPFMLRNLTGQSALWTGDQYETFFGWLNLAETQYRGGNSFKKFVAQIRKDAVDKLPEGAKTKLAAVIDAPAPPADLVEATTRQFVANWQMPDFGDPNAQMDGRNLDAGRKAYAAAKCAQCHRFDGEGGSTGPDLTGVGGRFDARYLLEAILEPSKVVSDQYKSELILTQEGQVYNGRVTAEEGDHITVRTDPFGGATVNVPTASILERAPSETSEMPNELVSTLEKSEILDLIAYLREGAPETTSAGATGDGANGEGPVKAGPTR, encoded by the coding sequence ATGCTCGCCCCCGCGGTTTTACTGGTTCTCGCCCCGCTCGCGTTCGCGGCGCCCGCCGACGAACCCGCCCTGAAGGAATTGAGCGGGCCGAACGCCCAACCCCATTGGATCTGGGCGGACGGCCAAGTCACCAGCGGCCAAACGGTGCGGCTGCGGCGGGCGTTCCCTGGCGGCCCGCGGCCGAAATCCGCCACGTTGACGGTCTCCGCCGACAACGCGGCGACCGTCTGGATCGACGGCACCAAGGTGCTGGAAAATAAAGCCTGGGAGACCCCGAGCCGGGCGGACGTCACCGCGTTGGCGGGCGGCCGGTCGAAGGTGTTGTCCGTCGAAGCGAAGAACGCGGACGGGATCGCCGCGGTGCTGGTCGTGCTCGACCTGGAATACAACGACGGCACCAAGAAGCGGCTCGTCTCGGACAAGAGCTGGAAGGTCGCCCCCGCGGGCACGACCGGCGCCGGCTGGACGACGCCCGGCTTCGTCGGGGCGGAGGGCTGGGCGAACGCCAAGGACCTCGGCGCCTTGGGCGTGCAGCCGTGGGGGAACGTGCTGGACGGCAAAACCGCCGCCGCCCCCGGCGCCACCCCGGCGGAAGAGGTGGAGGTCGTCGACGGCTACGAAGTCGAACTGCTCTATTCGGTTCCGAAAGAGGAACAGGGCTCGTGGGTCAGCATGACCGTCGACCCGAAGGGCCGGCTGATCGTCTCCGACCAGTACGGCAAGCTGTACCGCGTCACCCCGCCGCCGGTCGGCCAGCCGGACGCCGAGATCGACGTGCACCCGATGGAGGTCGAGACCGGCATGGCCCACGGCCTGCTGTGCGCCTTCGATTCGCTGTACGTGATGGTCAACGACGGCGCCAACTCCGGCCTGTACCGGGCCAAGGACACGGACGGCGACGACCACTACGACGCCGTCGAAAAGCTCCAGTCCCTCAACGGCCGCGGCGAGCACGGCCCGCACGCCATGCGCGAGGGCGCCGACGGCCGGCTGTGGGTCATCGCCGGCAACGAGACGAAACTGCCGGAGGGCTACAACGAAGAAGAGTCCGCGGTGAAGAACTTCGCCGAGGACCTGCTCCTGCCCCGCAACCCGGACGGCAACGGCCACGCCACCGGACGGCTGGCCCCGGCGGGCTGGATCGGCAGCTGCAAACCGGACGGGACTGACTGGCGGATTCACGCCGCCGGCTTCCGCAACCCGTACGACATGGCCTTCAACGCCGCCGGCGAACTGTTCGCCTTCGACGCCGACATGGAATGGGACACCGGCACCCCCTGGTATCGGCCGACGCGGCTGAACCACGTCGTCCGCGGGGCGGAGTTCGGCTGGCGGTTCGGCACGGGCAAATGGCCGGACTACTACGCCGACAGCGTCGGCAGCGTGGTCGACCTCGGCCTGGGCAGCCCCACCGGCGTGGAGTTCGCCCGCGGCACGAACTTCCCCGACCCGGAGGCCCTGTTCCTCGCCGACTGGACCCACGGCCGGGTCTTCGAGGTGAACATGAAGCCGGTCGGCGCCACCTATGAAGCGACTTTCCGCACCTTCCTCTCCGGCCGACCGCTGCCGGTGACGGACCTGACGGCGAACCCGCACGACGGCAGCCTGTATATGACGACCGGCGGCCGGCGGACGCAGTCCGGACTGTATCGGATTCGATACACCGGCGACGCCGCCCCGACGGAGCCGAAAGTGGACGCCGTCGCCGAGGTCGCCCGCCGCACCCGGCACATGCTGGAACGCGGGATGACCGGGGAGCCGGTCGCCGTGGACGCCCTCTGGCCGCACCTCGGCTCGCGGGACCGGGCGATCCGCTACGCCGCCCGTGTGGCGCTGGAGCGGCACGACGTCGCCGAGTGGAAGGACGAGTTCGCCCACGAAACCCGTCCCAACGCGGTGATTCAGGGCGCCGTCGCCCTCGCCCGCACCGGCGAACAGGCGGACCGCAGCCTGCTGCTCGACAAGCTGAACGCCCTGAACTTCAGCCGCCTGACCACGGAGCAGGTCCTGGACGCGCTGCGGGCCTACCAGTTGGCCTTCATCCGCCTCGGCGGCCACCCCAGCGACGAACAGGCCGAAGCCCTCGCCCAGAAGCTGGTCGCCCTCGCCCCCAGCCCGGAGGAGAAGGTGAACCGGGAGACCGTGCGGCTGCTGACCTACCTGGCCTCGCACGATCCGATTCCGCCCAGCGCCCGCGGCGTCGTGGGGCTGGCGATGGGCCGGCTGCGGAACGTCTCCACGCAGGCCGACCAGATGTTCTACCCCTTCATGCTGCGGAACCTCACCGGCCAAAGCGCCCTGTGGACCGGGGACCAGTACGAGACCTTCTTCGGCTGGCTGAACCTGGCGGAGACCCAGTACCGCGGCGGGAACAGCTTTAAGAAGTTCGTCGCCCAGATCCGGAAGGACGCCGTCGACAAGCTGCCCGAGGGGGCGAAGACGAAGCTGGCCGCCGTGATCGACGCCCCGGCTCCGCCGGCGGACCTCGTCGAGGCGACCACCCGGCAGTTCGTGGCGAACTGGCAGATGCCGGACTTCGGCGACCCCAACGCCCAGATGGACGGCCGGAACCTCGACGCCGGCCGCAAGGCCTACGCGGCGGCGAAGTGCGCCCAGTGCCACCGCTTCGACGGCGAGGGCGGCTCCACCGGGCCGGACCTCACCGGCGTGGGCGGCCGCTTCGACGCCCGCTACCTGCTCGAAGCGATCCTCGAACCCAGCAAGGTCGTCTCCGACCAGTACAAGTCGGAGCTGATCCTCACCCAGGAGGGCCAGGTCTATAACGGCCGCGTGACCGCCGAGGAGGGCGATCACATCACCGTCCGCACCGACCCGTTCGGCGGGGCGACGGTGAACGTGCCGACCGCCTCGATCCTCGAACGGGCGCCGTCGGAGACTTCCGAGATGCCCAACGAACTGGTCAGCACGCTGGAGAAAAGCGAGATCCTGGACCTGATCGCCTACCTGCGGGAAGGCGCGCCGGAGACGACCAGCGCCGGCGCGACCGGCGACGGGGCGAACGGCGAGGGGCCGGTCAAAGCCGGCCCGACGCGGTAG